In the genome of Neodiprion fabricii isolate iyNeoFabr1 chromosome 4, iyNeoFabr1.1, whole genome shotgun sequence, the window GGCATTCgacgataataatttcattacgctatattaaaattatgtatagtACCACATACgcattattcaatattttcttaccGTACGCGGCGTATAtcttgagaaaagaaaaaaaaaaaaaacgaaggaagaacaaaaattatttcaaagaaaaaaccaaaaaaaatctCCTGAGACGCAAGACATTTTTTGTCGTTCGGAGAAATACGAGATTATACGCGAATGAtaatgagaggaaaaaaaaagatatcagaaattttcagcgtcaatttgaagaaaaaacagacAAGTTGTACacgtaatatatgtatatgtgtgtgtgtgtgtgtgaaccAAGTGAACGCGGTcaattcaaatattgaatGCCACAAAAAAtcggaagggaaaaaaaaaaacccaacaAATCGTCGTGCTCCGGTTCGTGAAAacagttttgtttctttaatttttcttccattatatgtgtataagcgaattaatattaatatcgtGTGTTTTTAAGTACGGCACGTGGcattgtattatacatataattctATACAATGGGACGCGCGTCGTTGCTAAAAGTAATATTGCTCGTCGTTTCGTGTTGAAAATAAGAAGGAGGggggaagaaaataataaaaaaataaaaaaaataaaaaaaaaacaacttgaatcgttgaaaaaaattttagaaagagagaaaacaaaacgggaagttgaaaaaaaaaaaagaaccgaaATCAGATGCTTTGTCGACATCATTTTagtttttctcttgttttcttttcgtttctttcacGTCATGCGGCAAGATATTTTGATGCTGTAGAAAACGAAcgaaatggggaaaaaaaaaaaaaaaaaaagaaccaagCATACGATCGGGAACAACCGAACGAACGAAACAAATCAATAgtaataacaaattttattaataataatgataataatattaataataataataataatagaaattattattattattataagatATCTAAATTTTTCGGTTCACGCGTTAAACAAGACcctataataattatatagaaatgtatatttatttacaagaaGTACCTAGCTTTTGTgtctgtgtgtgcgtgcgtgtgtgagtgtgtgtgtgtgtgggggggtgttttatttttgtttttgttttgcgtgtttatacatatgtaattataattacattttaaatagacttaaattttattagttgctattttttttttttttttgttttttttttttatttacgttttgttttttcctcaCATACTTCTTTCGTTCTCCATATTCGCCTgcgtttttgtttatttaatttgtttttttttttttttgcttctaaGTAATCAGTCAAGTCCATCAATTAACTTTTTACCGTATTCAATTTGTTTGCCATACTTCGTCACTCGTCtactttttccatttttttttttttttctttcattccttTTTGCCTTGTATCTgatgaattctttttttttttttttcactacccCCTCCGCGAACCTTCGTAAGTTTCAAGTATGTAGCTGCACTTTTGGAAAACTATGGACATGATTGAATGTATATCGGTAGTTGGTACAAAACTTGATACGCACATTTACGACATAagtttacatacatatacacgatACTTATATATCTTTACATATTCTCTTCGTACGATATTCAGAGGTAATATTGTATTCGATCGAGTTCCGTCCGTTTCATTGCACGAGTGCACGGTTGGTTTCTGTTTAtggtgttttttctttttttatttatttatttatttattttttttttttctttttgtcacTTTTTCTGTAACGTTTCATACTATCTATAATAACGCGTGTGAACTATTCGTAtcgtaaataaatatgtaacatATAATAAAGTATCAAACATACGTATAGCGATTCGTGCACGAAaatgtatgcatatgtatatgattaatgtatacatatacatatatacacacacacacatcatATGCGCacaagtttttttgttttttttttccccctttttttcattttgaaataacTTTTACAGCACCAGGGTAAATTACCTAGCACCATATTTGAGTTTTGTGTTTCAGTTGTTTGCTTGTTttcgttattgtttttttttttttgttttatgcttttttttttttgcattcaaTTATTGCCTGCGCAGGTTTCTGTTTATGCGTTATTTATTGCGCGCACAaacacactcacacacacagTCACGCACGTGCAACgtatgatataaatttttgtcaggGCAGtttcgttgtttcttttttttttttttttttttctcaacattctacgtataatttttttcccctcggTATCTTTTCTTCGTTATTCTTGGTTCGGTTAGCTTTTCGCGTCGACACATTTTTCATAACAATCGCGTGAGAAACGAAGCtcgtgaaattattgaaaattcccAATGTCAATGGCAATGACAAAAACaggagaatagaaaaaaaaaaaaaagaatggaaaataaattcaaagacGAGATTGATTTCTCACGCACGTGTGTGTTGTTTAAttacacgtgtgtgtgtgtgtgtgtgtgcgtgcgtatGCGCGCGCGTTTATACGCACGTACGTAAATCAGCAGCAGTCGTTGTCGGGCTTTCAACATATAACCAGCTAGACCAGCAATGCCTTGTCGATTTAAACTATaagtatatatgcatatgtatacatatatatatatatatatgaatagaTAAGGATGTTTTGGGTATAagggatttgaaaattgatactaAGGACTGGGATAATTCCATAAGTATGCGtgcatagatatatatatatattatatatatgcgtTCGTGTACgcaatgtatgtatatatgcataaacGTGTAtgtttatttcgttttctatCTTATCTACCACATTGCCGGCCCGGGGGCCAAGGTCTGGAAAGCACCAGAGGGTAAACGGTCCGCCAATGACAATCGCGATggtcgaaaattttaataagcGACCATCCCGTTCATTCGCTTCAGCCATATccttaaatatatatatatatatatataatattatacgtactccgttgaagagaaaattactctttaatatttatttcttttcttttttccctatctctctctctctcttcttttttcttttttttttttcaaacctagCCGTCAAAACAACGACGTCGCTCCGGCACCTTCGGTCAGACGATTTACGATCTCTTGCAGAAATTGACGAAAAGAAAGTATGTATCGCGACGTTAAATATACACATTACACAATATACACGTTGTATAACAATTGGCAGTAAGGGTTagatgatattttattttttttttctttttttaaattttttttctttctttattttctttcgtttcgtCCACGTTTCAGGAGCGCGATCAATTTCTACCAAGTACACGCAACAACACGCGACGGTAAAAACGCGATTTCGGTACATACCTTGGGAAAGCAAGAAaacaaggaaacaaaaaaaaaaaaaaaaaaaaaaccgactgaCACACGGTCGAAATTTCGGATTGTAAAAACAACGAGGTTTACGGAACGTCGACGAGAAAGAGACGACCGTTAGGTAATATTAGGTGCGTTTtacgaatgagaaaaaattatgcgtgcgcgcgcgcgtgtgtgttgcatgtatttttctctgtcctttcgcgaataaaatgaaactattCCGTGTCATTATCACTGcggataaaatttataaaaaaaaaaaaaaaaaaggcaaaaacaacgcgaaatcgtttaaaaaaaatacacacgtaCGCGGACGCACGCATTTACGCGAGAAGACGACGAGCGATCGATTATAAGTATACGTGTGATATAAGTAAAACCGCGaaacgaaagagagaaagaaagaacgataGAAAGGAAAAtagttaattttcaattcattgaaTAATTGACATGAAATAACAAATTGTATATATTCCGCTTGtctacatatgtacatatatgtaatacatgcatatacatatatagagaggaaatatatatatatatatatatatatatatatattattatatactgtAACGCAGCCGCATATtagtatgtgtgtgtgtgtgtatgtgtatatgtgtgttTGCCTGCGCGAACGGGTGTGCATGCGTGTGTATACACatagtaattaataattaataattaataattaataataataataataataataataataatatattcatttatttatacctatttaattatttcattttatatatgcgtatgtatgcacgcgtgtgtgtatatacatgtatatgtatatgtatatatatgtacgtgtaGATATAATACAGGAAAAGTAGAAGTCTCCTTAAGAATGTATCAAAGACTTTGGGACCGAATTGCTATTATTTAATTGGGGACTCAGGGGATAAAAATCGATGAGATGGCTCAACGACGTCAGTATCGGTGGCTATGATCCTACGCACATAAGGGACTCGTGCTGCGTCGTCGTCGGTGTGCCGCAGGGTGGTTGGCCGGACGCGATCATCATCTGATCCTGGTGTATACCGCCGTTCGTACTCCTGAGTATATCGTCGGCGGATAGCGGTGTCAGCTTCCAGCCCGGCATGAAGTCCTCTAGATCGGGACCGATGTCGACGTCTAGTAATTCGTTGTTGTTAAGAGGATCGAGGGGCGACTGACTCGACAAGGACAAAACGCTGCCCCAGTTTATCGACCTGCTGTCACCTTCGCTCTCGCCTATGCCGGAATCCGCGTCCGTCTCGACCGACGTCGTggacgaagacgacgacgaagacgaggaggaggatgaggatgaggaggacgACGTCGGGGGAAGCGGAAACGGGGTCAGTCTACCCTGTTCGGGGGGTTGGAGCTGGGCCATTGGGGCCGGTATCGGCGATTCAGCGATTGACGGGCTGCGGTCCCTTTCCATCTCGCGTTCCAGATGCCTTAGAGTGTTGCATATTAGGACGGAACGGTGGAGGCTGGGATCCGGAAATTGTCGGTACTTTGCGAGCTTGCACATAGAAATATTGAGAACGGTGAGTCGTCGCTGCCTGTAACAGGCCCTCCCCCGCCTGCACCAGCTGTTCTTCGAACCCTCGCAGCATCTTTCGTTCGCCCTGTAACTCGATCCAAGTTCGAGGTAACTCTTTCCGTTCTCCTCGCGCCTTATCGTCGGTGGTTCGTAGTGATGAGGCGGCGTTCCCCACTGCGGCTGGGGCCTCGACAACTGATGATGAggatggtgatggtggtggtggttgtGGTGATTGTGGTTGTAacctccgcctcctcctccgcctccgcctcctccgcctcctccgcctccgcctccgcctcctcctcctcctcctcctccgacAACCGGGCCCCGATAGTACGGCTGGGAGTGGTGGTGGTGAAGCTGGCCCGGACTCGGGGACGCACCGGACGGTTGGCAGGGGTTGCCCTGGAGGCAGGGCGACGATATATCCAACTCGTAGTAGGAGGATCCGGAAGAatttgtcgtcgtcgtcgtctggTTCCCCGGCGTGCCCAACGGCGTCGTGTAaccaccgccgccgccgcctccTCCGCCTCTgcctcctccacctccaccttcTCCACCACTTTCTCCACCACCACCGTCGTTTCCGCCGCCGTCCTCCAG includes:
- the LOC124179569 gene encoding LOW QUALITY PROTEIN: period circadian protein (The sequence of the model RefSeq protein was modified relative to this genomic sequence to represent the inferred CDS: inserted 2 bases in 1 codon); this translates as MWCDVNQSCAMMGLQAAAGKRKLEGSVGCTDFDMDMGETPSKLGRVDASWWALEDGGGNDGGGGESGGEGGGGGGRGGGGGGGGGYTTPLGTPGNQTTTTTNSSGSSYYELDISSPCLQGNPCQPSGASPSPGQLHHHHSQPRRRRRRRRLQPQSPQPXHHHHHPHHQLSRPQPQWGTPPHHYEPPTIRREENGKSYLELGSSYRANERCCEGSKNSWCRRGRACYRQRRLTVLNISMCKLAKYRQFPDPSLHRSVLICNTLRHLEREMERDRSPSIAESPIPAPMAQLQPPEQGRLTPFPLPPTSSSSSSSSSSSSSSSSSTTSVETDADSGIGESEGDSRSINWGSVLSLSSQSPLDPLNNNELLDVDIGPDLEDFMPGWKLTPLSADDILRSTNGGIHQDQMMIASGQPPCGTPTTTQHESLMCVGS